The sequence below is a genomic window from Thalassobaculum sp. OXR-137.
CGGACAAGCCGGACATCCCGTTCTTCGAGATGGGCGAGGCCGAGGACGTGGATTGCGGGGCGCTTCGCCAGCAGGTGATGAAGGGCGACTGACGCCCCGCCGGCCGTTCAGGCCGGTTCCCGGCAGATCCGCTCGAATTCCAGCGCCGCCGCCGACAGCCGCCGCTCCTTGTGGCGGAGCAGGGTGAACTGCCGCGGCGCCAGGGGAATATCCAGAACCACCAGCTCGCCGGCGGCGATGAACGGCGATACCACCAGCTTCGACAGGGCCGCGGCACAGGAGCTGCCGCGCACCGCACCCAGGACCGCCTCGTTGGTCGGCAGGGTGGCGGCGGTCGGCAGGGTGGCGCAGTCGATGCCATGGCGGTCCAGCGCCGCCTCGAACTCCGCCCGCGTGCCCGATCCCCGCTCGCGCATGACCCAGGTCAGGTGATGGAGCGTTTCCAGCGTGGTCCGCGCGGCGATCGCGGCGGCCCGTTGCGCCATCACGATGACCAACTCGTCCGCCAGGAACGGCTGTGCCGCCAGCGCCGGCTCGTCCACCGTTCCCTCGATGAATCCCAGCTCGGCCCGGCCAGAGATCACCGCCTGCACGACATTGGCGGTGTTGCCGTCCCGGAATCCCAGGGTGATGCCGGGATGGCGCTCGCAGAAGCGCATCAGCCGGTTCGGCAGCCAGTAATTGGCGATGGTCTGGCTCGCTTCGATGTCCAGATGCCCGGTCCGTAATCCGCCCAACTCGCTCAGCAGCCCCTTGGCCTCGTTGACGGCGGCGAGGGTGTGGCGGGCCTCCTCCAGAAACACCCGTCCGGCGCGCGTCAGCTCGATGCGGCGGCCCACCCGGTCGAACAGGTGGACATCGTAGGTGGTCTCCAGCGTCTTGATCGCCGCACTGGCGGCCGAGGGGGTCAGGCCGAGGGATTCCGCGCCCCGGCTCAAATGTTCGCGCTCGGCGACGGCGATGAAGATGGCGAGCTGTTCGAGGGTCAATCGTTCGATCCAATTGAATGAAACATCTTATATTATTCGATG
It includes:
- a CDS encoding LysR substrate-binding domain-containing protein, translating into MTLEQLAIFIAVAEREHLSRGAESLGLTPSAASAAIKTLETTYDVHLFDRVGRRIELTRAGRVFLEEARHTLAAVNEAKGLLSELGGLRTGHLDIEASQTIANYWLPNRLMRFCERHPGITLGFRDGNTANVVQAVISGRAELGFIEGTVDEPALAAQPFLADELVIVMAQRAAAIAARTTLETLHHLTWVMRERGSGTRAEFEAALDRHGIDCATLPTAATLPTNEAVLGAVRGSSCAAALSKLVVSPFIAAGELVVLDIPLAPRQFTLLRHKERRLSAAALEFERICREPA